Within the Gossypium raimondii isolate GPD5lz chromosome 12, ASM2569854v1, whole genome shotgun sequence genome, the region TACTTGgtagaatttctattttaaaattataataaaagagaGTAAATCTCAAATATGAAATGCCGTCCACAGCCCAAACAAGTCCTGGTCTCTTTCTTCTATATAAACCCTTATCTACTTCCTTCTTGTTTCACCAAATATCTTCCAGCAAAAAGGAAGTACGTCTAAAACCGTAAcacatttaatacatttttgATCAATTTCACTGCCATGGCAACTCAAACACCCCATATCATCATTCATCCGAGTCCTGGTATGGGTCACCTAATCCCACTCATTGAGTTCTCTAAACGACTCGTTCACCACCACAGCTTCACCATCACCGTCGTTATCCCCACCGACGGTTCTTCTACAACACTTCAAAAATCGACGTTAGATTCCCTTCCGACCTCCATTGATTACGTTTTTCTCCCTCCCGTTGATTTCACCGACCTCCCCGAAGGTACAAAAATGGAGACTTTGGTCTGTCTAACGATGCTTCGGTCCCTTCCCTCCTTCAAAAACACCATGGCGTCGTTGGTTTCGACGAAAAAACTGGTGGCGTTGGTGGTTGATCTTTTTGGGACCGATGTGTTCGACGTCGCTAAAGAATTTAACGTCTCGCCGTACATATATTTTCCGTCTACGGCTatgcttttgtctttgtttctttatttgcCGGAGCTTGACCGGACGGTTTCGTGTGAGTATAGGGATTTACCCGAACCGGTGAGGATACCTGGGTGCATACCGGTAAACGGGAAAGACTTGTTGGACCCGGTTCAAGACCGGAAAAATGAAGCTTATAAATTGGTTCTTCAACATGCGAAGAGGTATAGGTTGGCTGATGGGATTATAGTGAACAGTTTCATGGACATGGAAAGAGGAGCCATTAAAGCTTTGTTAGACCGGACAGAACCGGATAAACCGCCGGTTTATCCAGTTGGTCCACTTGTTAACATGGGTGACGGG harbors:
- the LOC105763894 gene encoding hydroquinone glucosyltransferase, with translation MATQTPHIIIHPSPGMGHLIPLIEFSKRLVHHHSFTITVVIPTDGSSTTLQKSTLDSLPTSIDYVFLPPVDFTDLPEGTKMETLVCLTMLRSLPSFKNTMASLVSTKKLVALVVDLFGTDVFDVAKEFNVSPYIYFPSTAMLLSLFLYLPELDRTVSCEYRDLPEPVRIPGCIPVNGKDLLDPVQDRKNEAYKLVLQHAKRYRLADGIIVNSFMDMERGAIKALLDRTEPDKPPVYPVGPLVNMGDGSGSDSDCLKWLDDQPDGSVLFVSFGSGGTLSSNQLNELARGLELSEQRFLWVVRSPNDKSANANYFAVQSQNNPFDFLPKGFLERTKGRGLVVPSWAPQARVLSHRSTGGFLTHCGWNSTLESVVKGLPLIAWPLYAEQKMNAVMLTEDINVALRPKPDENGLISGDEIAKTVNGLMKGEEGKIVRRRMKDLKEASAKVLSENGCSTIALSKVVTKWIEKTGI